A DNA window from Zingiber officinale cultivar Zhangliang chromosome 3A, Zo_v1.1, whole genome shotgun sequence contains the following coding sequences:
- the LOC122053404 gene encoding calmodulin-binding receptor-like cytoplasmic kinase 2, translating into MRRKSGSSNPSRNSTASSGHRASFESTPDRWATERSSAASFASPFATPGRGTTAAKRKNPMKELIRAIISFFSSSSSSSTTDAALSSGKFSRSLGSPYVTPVHRLHGNLRRYQGSDSPWRKESGTAKFTMEEILKATKNFSPMLRIGQGGFGIVYKGMLDDGTLIAVKRAKKTISNSHLSVEFRSEIKILGQVEHLNLVRYFGYLEENDERVVIIEYVPNGTLRQHLDGIQGNYLDLASRLDIAVDVTHAVTYLHMYADHPIIHRDIKSSNILLTDNLRAKVSDFGFARLGVNEAGVTHISTQVKGTAGYLDPEYLRTFHLTDKSDVFSFGVLLVELISARHPIERNRDLRERVTSNWAMKKFRGGKAIEILDPVLPRTPANTLAVEKILELASRCLAPARQNRPAMKSCGEILWNIRKDYRELLSTDSLQRSPSVS; encoded by the exons ATGCGGAGGAAATCGGGATCGAGTAACCCGTCCAGGAACTCTACGGCCTCGTCTGGCCATCGTGCTTCCTTCGAATCGACGCCGGATCGATGGGCGACCGAGCGGAGCTCCGCTGCTTCCTTCGCTTCGCCGTTCGCGACGCCTGGCCGAGGGACGACGGCGGCCAAGAGGAAAAACCCTATGAAGGAGTTGATCAGGGCGATCATATCTTTCTTTTCCTCCTCCTCGTCGTCCTCCACGACCGATGCTGCGTTGTCGAGTGGCAAGTTTAGTCGAAGCCTCGGATCTCCTTATG TAACTCCAGTTCATCGCTTGCATGGTAATCTAAGGCGATACCAAGGAAGTGATTCACCATGGCGGAAAGAAAGTGGGACGGCAAAGTTCACCATGGAGGAGATCTTGAAAGCAACTAAGAACTTTTCCCCGATGCTAAGGATTGGGCAAGGAGGGTTTGGGATAGTTTACAAGGGGATGCTTGATGACGGCACTCTGATTGCAGTTAAGCGTGCCAAAAAG ACCATTTCCAACAGCCATTTAAGTGTGGAATTCCGTAGTGAGATCAAAATACTAGGACAAGTTGAACACCTAAATTTGGTCAGATACTTTGGTTATTTGGAAGAGAATGATGAGCGAGTGGTTATTATTGAATATGTGCCTAATGGCACTCTAAGACAACATCTTGATG GTATTCAAGGAAACTATCTTGACCTTGCATCCAGACTTGATATTGCAGTTGATGTAACTCATGCTGTTACATATCTTCACATGTACGCAG ATCACCCCATTATCCACAGAGATATTAAGTCATCTAATATTCTTCTTACCGATAACCTCCGTGCCAAGGTTTCTGATTTTGGCTTTGCTAGACTGGGTGTAAATGAAGCTGGAGTTACACACATCTCCACCCAAGTAAAAGGCACTGCTGGTTATTTAGATCCAGAGTACCTTAGAACCTTTCATCTAACAGACAAAAGCGATGTCTTCTCATTTGGTGTCTTGTTAGTGGAATTAATCTCCGCACGGCATCCAATAGAGCGGAATAGAGATCTCAGGGAGCGAGTAACTTCAAATTGG GCAATGAAGAAATTTAGAGGCGGGAAAGCAATTGAAATTTTAGACCCGGTTCTTCCACGCACACCAGCAAATACTCTGGCCGTGGAGAAAATCCTTGAGCTAGCTTCTCGATGTTTAGCTCCTGCCCGGCAAAATAGACCCGCCATGAAGAGTTGTGGAGAGATTTTATGGAACATTCGTAAAGATTACAGGGAGCTCTTATCCACTGATTCTCTTCAAAGAAGCCCTTCCGTTAGTTAA
- the LOC122050891 gene encoding RING-H2 finger protein ATL16-like has translation MSSEAFRDSTSNSSPLPLPPPQIASFPILAISVVGILATSILLLICYVFVIKCSLNEHHFHRRRRGHGHSTSLSPAADQLGVAESTIREIPTLRYRQLRVGAAECAVCLSEFQEQERIKLLPNCRHVFHIDCIDTWLQSNANCPLCRGSIVAPIPLHPLALTLALQRGHPHEVVLQIRDEERKIEFSGSRGDECIDVGKKEEKLRLQPLRRSFSADSSGDMQLHVALQRILQKSSHEESSFGGGRSR, from the coding sequence ATGAGCTCTGAAGCATTCCGTGATTCTACATCGAACTCATCTCCGCTGCCTCTGCCGCCGCCGCAGATTGCCAGCTTCCCCATTCTCGCCATATCCGTCGTTGGAATCCTGGCCACCTCCATCCTCCTCCTGATCTGCTACGTCTTCGTCATAAAATGCTCCCTTAACGAGCACCACTTCCACCGCCGCCGCCGGGGACACGGCCACTCAACCTCCCTTTCACCTGCCGCCGATCAACTCGGGGTCGCCGAATCCACCATACGCGAAATCCCGACGCTTCGCTACCGACAGCTAAGGGTCGGCGCGGCAGAGTGCGCCGTCTGCCTCAGCGAGTTCCAGGAACAGGAGAGGATCAAGCTGCTGCCGAACTGCCGCCATGTCTTCCACATAGATTGCATTGACACATGGCTTCAATCCAACGCCAATTGCCCGCTCTGCAGGGGAAGCATCGTGGCTCCGATTCCACTCCATCCTCTCGCCTTGACATTGGCTCTGCAACGGGGTCATCCTCATGAGGTGGTTCTACAAATAAGAGACGAAGAAAGAAAGATTGAGTTTTCAGGGAGCAGAGGAGATGAATGCATTGATGTggggaagaaggaggagaagctccgCTTGCAACCCTTGAGGAGGTCCTTCTCTGCGGATTCTTCTGGGGACATGCAGCTTCACGTGGCACTGCAGAGGATCTTGCAGAAAAGCTCGCACGAGGAGAGCAGCTTCGGCGGCGGAAGATCCCGGTGA